Within the Ananas comosus cultivar F153 unplaced genomic scaffold, ASM154086v1, whole genome shotgun sequence genome, the region atgaACACTAGTAAAATGAAATTATAGCGAAttgtattattaaaaaaaaaaacttagaggATCATCTATAAGGACTTACCTCTGCATTGCATGATTCCTTTTCTTGCTACTCCCACTGGACTTCAATGTAAACCGTTTGCaagaacacgagcgagctaaagCCGGCTCGTGTTCACGCGGTTATTAAACCAGTCAAATATGAactggctcgttaaaatatcgagttgaaaaattcagctcgcgttcgacttgtttattaacgagctgaacatgagctggctctCGAATAATAAGCTAAATTGTGAGTCCTATTAttggatgaaaagttgaaagaaaattagaaaactagAATCTTAATATAATAttgaaattcacaaaatatagaTCTTTTCACATAATATTGAAATTGACAAAATAGAGATCTCAAActtatttcgagccgaacataaGTTAGTTTGTGAACAACAAGCTGGATTGCCAGCCCTACCCACATGAATCACactattttcttcttctcagTTCATTTCTTTTCATTCATTTATCTAATGTTACCATGCTATTCCACACTCTTCATACCCATTGCATTTCTACATGTTCTTTTATACAATGTTGGGCCAAAACTGATAGGTGGAGCTAATATGCACATCTATCATCTGATAGAGGAGAAAATTCATTAAAGTTTAAGAAATTAGAAGCCTATTTTAGCATTAAAGAACCAACTAAATTATATGCATCTTTCTTGAATGATTCTATTTGATCTTCAGATCAGCTTCATTAAAGAAGGCTATCTGAGATGTTCGAGGATGCTGAAATATTTGAAATGTTCAAGACAAATTAAAACTCTATCAATAATCAAATTGCAGCAATTAGATTACtctaatttaaagtttgatggaaaaaataataaattttaaattggccGCTAGTAGATTATAATTTTTCACCGTAATATTCGATAACACAATATTGGGCATTGGGTTTGGATCTGGGTCGAGccttattttttagaaatattggATAGAAGTTCGACCCAAAgcccaatatttttttattgggtCAGGTTCCGATTCTAGCCctactccctctccttctcacAAACCCGTGGCCATTAAACCCTAGCCTCGTTTCCATACCCTTCGTCCTCCTCACCTCCACCCCTTTCTCACTCCCTCCTCCGCCACGAATCTACTGATTTCTTCTTGCTATCTCCAAATTTTCATTATTAGTTTACTAAATTCGCCATAAAAAGATTCTAAATGAAGAAGGAAATTCCTGCGGAGCCATTGTCTGATGAATCCAAGCGGAGCGACTCTACGGATCCATCTGAAGATGTGGTGGGTTTCTATTCCCTGATCAATTAGTCTccttttttatgtatttttcgTTCTCTTAATCTATTGTGTTGTAGGAATTATCCTCTTATTATGGGGAAGATGGAGAAGAGAACGGAGAATCTGGAGGAGAGAGCGATTCCTCAGAAGATGAGGTACTTCttaccaattttattttaattctttgaaaatatgcattttttttctttttttaataatttttggtAAACATTTTTGTAGGTATCATCTTTGGATGATGCGGAAGATCGGGGCACCAATGGGGATGTCATAAAGTCTGTAGAAGAGAGCGATTCCTCGGAAGATGAGGTAATTGTCACTGATTGGCTTATTTGGcttgttttccctttttttttgtgattattAGAATATTATGTATGTTTTGGATGTTTTACTATTAGGTGGCTCCTAGGAATACGATTGGAGAAGTACCGTTGGAGTGGTATAGAGATGAGGAGCATGTTGGGTATGATGTTTCTGGTAAGAAGATCAAGAAACAGGCCAGGAAGGACAAAATTGAGTCCTTTCTTGCCGGAGCAGATAATGTGAAAAATTGGTACGCAAATGTCGATTTCCTTTTCTATGGTAGCGGATGAAAACATGCAGTGAAGTTCGATTTAGATGCTTGTTTCGTTCTTGATGTTTTTCTATTGACGTTTGTTACACCATTGTTGCACCCCTGTAAtaattattacatatttttcCGTATTTCTCAGATAAATAGGCTATAACAATGGGATAGTGCTTTCTTGAGAAAATTCATGAGAGCACTAAATGGCTGTTTAGTATAGAACTTGGCACAAGTACATCAATTGAGGGTGTGTGATAGTTAGATATCACTCATGTTAGAATTTCCTCTATGACCTCAAAGTCAGTTCAGTTAGATATCACACTCCTGTTAGAAGTTGGTTTGTCTATCTGACCTTAAAGATTGTTTTGTTGCATCATAATGATCAGTATTGATCCTTCTCCCTCACAGTTGGTCCGGTCAAAGTACTATTCAACTTCGAGAAAGCTTTGGTAGATTAATAATTTTCATGATCAGATGTCAACTTGAAACTAACCTAATAATAATTTACTCCAAATAGGGCTTATGGTGAAGTCTCTTATGTTTTTAGTAGGTAGATTTATCTTAGTGGTTGCAGTTTTGCCTCTTGTGATGGAGGAATAACTTTCCAGAACATAAAAAGATTGAATTAAGATGGCAATATTTACTCAGTAACTTGGAAGTCACCTGTTTGAAACTTGATATGCCATGGGTTGGAATGGTGCACCATCCTGATTTTATGAATCATCTAAGGATGCAGTTCATTGAACCTTAACATGATCTAGAATTTATACATTAAGggtattaataactaattatatatttataaataaaataatatataatagtttctctatataaaaataaaatactatatatatatatatatataaaatgagagagaggtccaccTTGGACCTCCCTCTCACATGGTCCACGAGGTCACttcagcctcgtggaccgcgtaaGACTATTGCCGAGAGCTGCATTATTTTGCATCCTTCGTTTTCGTTTACTGCCGTTCTCAGGtggaaaatgaaaaaatgaaTTTTCCGCAAAATATGTAAAAGTGCTtttcattgaaaattttttacatCGAACCAAACGATCCGCAAATCATTTTCAGactgaaaaatattttctacccACTTCTACATctcaaaccaaacacacccttagtcAAGTTGGAAAACTTATGCTTTTCTatttgcattattattattatttgtttccaTAACATtgattcaatatatataatttgaacaCCATATTGTTCCGTGCCGCAAATTTCTATTGCAGTTTGATTTACTCAAcacaattattttttctttttctcatgcATAA harbors:
- the LOC109705068 gene encoding ribosome biogenesis protein BOP1 homolog, whose product is MKKEIPAEPLSDESKRSDSTDPSEDVELSSYYGEDGEENGESGGESDSSEDEVSSLDDAEDRGTNGDVIKSVEESDSSEDEVAPRNTIGEVPLEWYRDEEHVGYDVSGKKIKKQARKDKIESFLAGADNVKNWRKVYDEYNDEEVELTKEEIKVISRLLRGKTPHAGVDPYAPYVDWFVWEDKAHPLSSAPEPKRRFIRSKWEDKKVIIHAFEFL